In one window of Nicotiana tabacum cultivar K326 chromosome 12, ASM71507v2, whole genome shotgun sequence DNA:
- the LOC107815829 gene encoding uncharacterized protein LOC107815829, which produces MEAYNNEEFAVGCILSLKTTLGDEFEAQVIAFDKPSNILVLQEGVSASGPKRDIRLLKANYIKEFSFLGQGQDPLDTNKCFLDLNSLQSREDSAIRQAEIDAERFGVGVTAEAQTIFDALSKTLPVRWDKTVIVVMNEVRVSSPYLPESVTGGTPAANERVRKVLVLERKRLQTRNTGQ; this is translated from the exons ATGGAAGCTTACAACAACGAAGAGTTCGCAGTTGGATGCATTTTATCCCTCAAGACTACTTTAGGCGACGAGTTTGAAGCTCAAGTTATCGCCTTTGACAAACCCTCCAACATCCTCGTTCTTCA AGAAGGGGTATCTGCATCAGGGCCAAAGAGAGACATAAGGTTATTGAAAGCCAACTACATTAAAGAGTTCAGTTTTCTTGGTCAAGGCCAAGACCCACTTGATACCAATAAATGTTTTCTTGATCTCAATAGCCTTCAATCCAGAGAAGATTCTGCTATTAG ACAAGCAGAGATAGATGCTGAGAGATTTGGCGTTGGTGTCACTGCTGAAGCTCAGACTATATTTGATGCTTTGTCTAAAAC GTTGCCTGTGCGCTGGGACAAGACCGTGATCGTTGTGATGAATGAGGTGCGTGTTAGCAGTCCATATCTTCCTGAATCTGTTACTGGAGGCACTCCGGCTGCTAATGAAAGAGTGCGGAAAGTG CTTGTATTGGAGAGGAAGAGGTTGCAAACCCGCAATACTGGACAGTAA